Proteins found in one Pontibacter sp. SGAir0037 genomic segment:
- a CDS encoding NAD(P)H-dependent oxidoreductase yields MKPNDKNAALPIEKRPFRVLLISASQRRQYNCPGVDSKSRTLMLRMAEMLPKEWEIDLEDLGNVYARERIQSCNACVSTSMALCVWPCNCYSKNDSAEPDLMWNLDLYSRLDMADAWAFIGPHNWYGPPSNLKLMFDRLVCMNGGNPKEDLIEHKNPELAMRLEHSEEWETLSQNHLEGRTAAFFCHGDGGGDEIDETGRPKKLRHKAYFDPEKEPFENEREAYAPIVWQCRYSGIEVPDQLWRYELIGSDKKYSENQSEDMVQDAHSMQAFDDWVEAFVSFVAKKGKVPPGKYRAYGYVPPKHTWSEIKLGWRDARMRLGIPPKGSSPEKQQKLGLNKDATLFPGKSERNRNG; encoded by the coding sequence ATGAAACCAAACGATAAAAATGCAGCCTTACCAATAGAGAAGCGGCCTTTCCGGGTGCTGCTAATCTCAGCATCGCAACGCAGACAGTATAACTGCCCGGGCGTAGATTCTAAATCGCGAACGCTGATGCTCCGAATGGCCGAGATGCTGCCGAAGGAGTGGGAGATTGATCTGGAGGATTTAGGAAATGTGTATGCACGGGAGAGAATCCAGAGCTGTAATGCCTGTGTGAGTACCTCTATGGCGCTTTGTGTATGGCCTTGTAACTGCTATTCTAAAAACGATTCGGCTGAACCTGATTTAATGTGGAATTTAGATCTGTATTCCCGGCTGGATATGGCCGATGCCTGGGCCTTTATCGGACCGCATAACTGGTATGGGCCACCTTCCAACCTAAAACTGATGTTTGATCGGCTTGTGTGTATGAATGGCGGCAATCCGAAGGAAGATCTGATTGAGCATAAGAACCCGGAGTTGGCCATGAGGCTGGAGCATTCGGAAGAGTGGGAAACGCTCAGCCAAAACCACCTGGAAGGCAGAACAGCTGCGTTTTTTTGTCATGGAGATGGCGGAGGAGATGAAATAGATGAAACTGGCAGACCTAAAAAGCTGCGACACAAAGCATATTTCGATCCTGAAAAAGAACCTTTTGAAAATGAACGTGAAGCCTACGCGCCTATTGTATGGCAGTGCCGTTACAGCGGCATCGAAGTGCCTGACCAGCTTTGGAGGTACGAGCTGATCGGAAGTGACAAAAAATACTCAGAAAATCAATCTGAGGATATGGTGCAGGATGCTCATTCTATGCAAGCTTTTGATGATTGGGTCGAAGCGTTTGTGTCTTTTGTTGCTAAAAAAGGAAAAGTGCCTCCTGGTAAGTATCGTGCTTACGGCTATGTGCCGCCAAAGCATACCTGGAGCGAAATAAAGTTAGGCTGGCGTGATGCCCGTATGCGACTCGGTATACCGCCTAAAGGTTCTTCGCCGGAAAAGCAGCAAAAGCTGGGGCTAAATAA
- a CDS encoding TonB-dependent receptor translates to MNRSFYLKALASLVLLLIQYNLSAQTYITGQVLDGRSRQALEGVTVTASATGNQATSDAQGRFSIQSPGTSLSLYFSRLGYTSRNITVDVATGELQVLLQPAATNLSEVVVTGYETNRPLLETVGALSVVTSEVIRRFDESSLVRAVNTVPGVRMEERAPASYRISIRGSSLRAPYGIRNVKVYFGDVPLTEASGVTTLNLIDAGNIGNIEVLKGPAGSVYGAGTGGTLLLEPKRAAPGEHQLEVGSTIGSFGFNRYNVTASTGGAKANALIQYTRQEYGGFRDQSAMERDVFMLSSEFYPTTKQTISAYFVYSDLFYQLPGGLTREQYDENPRQARGGTFGSVLQNASMNLGGVNAGLSHEYRFSNNWRNTTSVFGLFRSQDHPFNTDYERNANQEYGARSRFAYDTRLGGTEATFTVGGEYQRGFQVARTYDNNQGALGAIRSDDEVVAKTGLLFAQGEFKLPGNWIATAALSFNDTRYEIDRLLLAATEDDYQYVRNFDAIISPRVALLKRLTDQISVHASVSSGYSPPTEEEILTSNGELNEALEAEKGINYEAGIRGSVFNGRLSFDLVGFSFRLNETIVSRQDVSSVAVFRNVGSTLQNGLEANVAYTAVDDETRGLSFLQLWTSYTYNHFRFRSYQQGETDLSGNKLTGVAPHTVVSGLDMKTRPGFYLNLTTSYSDVIPLNDENTVFSDAYFIVGSRAGIRRDLSQHFGIDLFAGVDNATDKKYSLGNDLNAFGGRFFQPAPPRNYYGGLSLKYKL, encoded by the coding sequence ATGAATAGATCTTTCTACCTCAAAGCGCTGGCCAGCCTGGTGCTGTTGCTTATACAGTACAATCTGTCGGCACAAACTTACATAACCGGGCAAGTACTAGATGGCCGCAGCAGGCAGGCATTAGAAGGGGTAACTGTTACGGCTTCCGCTACAGGCAATCAGGCCACAAGCGATGCACAAGGCCGATTCAGTATACAAAGTCCCGGAACTTCCTTATCCTTGTACTTTAGCCGTTTGGGGTATACCAGCAGGAACATAACAGTTGATGTTGCTACCGGTGAATTACAGGTGCTGCTACAGCCTGCCGCCACAAATTTGTCAGAAGTGGTAGTAACAGGCTACGAAACCAACCGGCCTTTACTGGAAACAGTAGGTGCTTTAAGCGTGGTTACAAGTGAGGTGATCCGGCGGTTCGATGAAAGCTCCCTGGTTCGTGCCGTGAACACTGTTCCCGGAGTGCGTATGGAAGAGAGAGCACCTGCAAGTTATCGTATTTCTATCAGGGGGAGTAGCTTGCGGGCGCCCTATGGGATACGAAATGTAAAAGTATATTTCGGAGATGTGCCTCTTACAGAGGCAAGTGGTGTTACCACGCTTAATTTGATAGACGCAGGCAATATTGGCAATATAGAAGTGCTGAAAGGGCCGGCCGGAAGTGTGTATGGCGCAGGAACTGGCGGCACCTTGTTACTGGAGCCAAAACGTGCTGCACCAGGAGAACATCAACTGGAAGTAGGATCTACAATAGGATCTTTCGGCTTTAACCGATATAATGTAACAGCCTCTACAGGAGGAGCCAAAGCAAATGCCTTGATTCAGTACACCCGCCAGGAGTATGGCGGTTTCAGAGATCAGTCGGCCATGGAGCGGGATGTTTTCATGCTGTCTTCCGAATTTTACCCGACAACAAAGCAAACAATTTCGGCATACTTTGTTTATTCTGATCTGTTTTACCAGCTACCAGGTGGCCTCACAAGAGAACAGTACGACGAGAATCCAAGGCAGGCACGCGGAGGTACGTTCGGGAGCGTGCTTCAGAATGCCTCTATGAATTTAGGAGGTGTAAATGCAGGACTATCGCATGAGTACAGGTTTAGCAACAACTGGCGCAATACGACATCTGTATTCGGGCTTTTTCGCTCACAAGACCATCCCTTCAACACAGATTACGAACGAAATGCAAACCAAGAGTATGGTGCCCGTAGCCGCTTTGCTTATGATACCCGCTTAGGTGGCACAGAGGCAACATTTACAGTAGGTGGAGAATACCAGCGCGGATTTCAGGTAGCGCGAACTTACGATAACAACCAGGGAGCCTTAGGCGCTATCAGGTCTGATGATGAGGTGGTGGCTAAAACAGGTTTACTTTTTGCCCAGGGTGAGTTTAAGCTGCCGGGTAACTGGATTGCAACGGCAGCCCTTAGCTTTAACGATACCCGCTATGAAATAGATCGGTTACTGCTGGCCGCTACCGAAGATGATTACCAGTATGTACGGAATTTCGATGCCATCATCTCGCCGAGAGTGGCTTTATTAAAAAGATTGACAGACCAGATTTCTGTGCATGCCAGCGTTAGCTCAGGCTATTCTCCGCCTACCGAGGAAGAAATTTTGACCTCTAATGGCGAACTGAACGAAGCACTGGAAGCTGAGAAAGGTATAAACTACGAAGCAGGAATAAGAGGCTCTGTATTTAACGGGCGCTTAAGCTTTGACCTGGTTGGCTTTTCGTTCCGCCTGAATGAGACTATTGTGAGCAGGCAGGATGTATCGAGTGTGGCTGTATTTCGGAATGTTGGATCTACTTTGCAAAATGGGTTAGAGGCCAATGTAGCCTATACCGCTGTAGACGATGAAACCCGGGGCTTAAGTTTTCTGCAGCTCTGGACCAGCTATACCTATAATCATTTCCGATTCAGATCTTACCAGCAAGGCGAGACAGACCTATCCGGTAATAAATTAACAGGCGTAGCTCCGCACACTGTTGTATCTGGTCTCGATATGAAGACCAGACCAGGCTTTTACCTGAACCTGACTACCAGCTACTCCGATGTTATACCACTAAACGATGAAAACACTGTTTTTTCAGATGCTTATTTCATAGTAGGCAGTCGTGCAGGAATAAGGCGTGATTTATCGCAGCATTTCGGGATCGATCTTTTTGCTGGTGTTGATAACGCCACAGATAAGAAATATAGCCTGGGGAACGATTTGAATGCTTTTGGTGGGCGATTCTTTCAGCCAGCCCCTCCACGCAACTACTATGGCGGCCTTTCGCTGAAGTATAAACTTTAA
- a CDS encoding OmpA family protein, with product MKLKFSPFYIIMAAMLGLAPASYAQSALRTADNHFENYEYALALEQYKAAIEQQKPDLKTTQRIAEAYRLTRRTREAENWYSKVVAITGREPVNLYYYAEMLRSNGKYEEAKAQYVRWAQEAPESEAKAHALVQACEAAQKWMQERPMASVKKEDRISTTSFSEFSPMPFGNGIILTSDRGIAGISNDETFGWTGRPLLQLFTATKDGQGNWSAPAPLREVAESSFHNATATTHGNGQTLYFTRTHVASKSKSANPADPTSWGTELKRKKDKVGRLEIYMLQNQEGKWSGLQPFPHNKVGEYSAGHPALSPDGQVLYFVSDMPGTLGDTDIFYCKRNADGTWGTPVNAGSAVNTTGRESFPYVDQNGRLFFASEGHMGMGGLDIFSAEGPHGAWTGVKNLGYPVNSPQNDFGIMFDKAGESGLLSSNRDALNGTDDIYSFQMLLQKPVVLAITTLEQSDERAEAALPQTRIVIRRSGTDSTVVTTKSNGLAFAKVLSDNIYTLSGAKTGYVSQSAEVKVPFETGDTVQVVLALSKAFKVDDRGNKVDANDNIVNSEGKVLGTLDRRGTDQLIQNKIYYDFEKWSIRPDAAEELDRLVTILNENPDLKIEVGAHTDSRASKAYNQKLSEKRARAAVNYLVSKGISRKRLVAKGYGETQLLNHCAKGVKCSIEEHAQNRRTEFKIIN from the coding sequence ATGAAGCTTAAATTTTCTCCTTTTTATATAATTATGGCTGCGATGCTGGGCTTAGCTCCTGCATCGTATGCACAATCCGCTTTACGCACTGCCGATAATCATTTTGAGAATTATGAATATGCTCTGGCGCTGGAGCAGTATAAAGCGGCTATAGAACAGCAAAAACCTGATCTGAAAACAACACAGCGTATAGCAGAAGCCTACCGCCTTACCCGTCGTACCCGGGAAGCTGAGAACTGGTACAGCAAAGTGGTTGCTATAACAGGCCGCGAGCCAGTAAATCTTTACTATTATGCCGAGATGTTGCGTAGCAATGGTAAGTATGAGGAGGCAAAAGCGCAGTATGTACGCTGGGCGCAGGAAGCTCCGGAATCAGAGGCTAAAGCGCATGCGTTGGTGCAAGCCTGTGAGGCAGCTCAGAAATGGATGCAGGAAAGGCCAATGGCCTCTGTGAAAAAAGAAGACAGAATCAGCACAACCAGTTTCTCGGAGTTTAGCCCGATGCCATTTGGTAACGGTATCATCCTTACTTCAGACAGAGGTATTGCAGGCATCAGCAACGACGAAACTTTTGGATGGACAGGAAGGCCGCTTTTACAGTTGTTCACCGCTACAAAAGACGGGCAGGGCAATTGGAGTGCACCTGCTCCACTACGCGAAGTAGCTGAGTCTTCGTTTCATAACGCAACTGCCACTACCCATGGAAATGGGCAGACACTTTACTTTACCAGAACGCATGTAGCCAGTAAAAGTAAGAGTGCTAATCCGGCTGATCCTACCAGTTGGGGAACTGAGTTGAAAAGAAAAAAAGATAAGGTAGGACGCCTGGAAATCTATATGCTGCAGAACCAGGAAGGTAAATGGTCTGGACTTCAGCCTTTCCCACACAACAAAGTAGGTGAATACTCTGCTGGCCATCCTGCTCTTTCGCCAGACGGCCAGGTGCTGTACTTTGTATCTGATATGCCGGGAACATTAGGCGATACAGACATATTCTATTGCAAGCGCAATGCCGATGGCACCTGGGGAACCCCGGTAAATGCTGGTAGTGCCGTTAATACTACAGGGCGTGAAAGTTTTCCGTATGTAGATCAGAATGGCAGACTTTTCTTTGCTTCAGAAGGACACATGGGCATGGGTGGTCTGGATATATTTTCAGCCGAAGGACCGCATGGTGCCTGGACGGGAGTAAAAAACCTGGGCTATCCGGTTAATTCGCCTCAGAATGATTTCGGTATTATGTTCGATAAGGCGGGAGAATCAGGTTTGCTTTCTTCTAATCGTGACGCGCTGAATGGCACAGACGATATCTATAGCTTTCAAATGCTGCTGCAAAAGCCAGTTGTGTTGGCTATCACCACGCTGGAGCAGTCTGATGAGCGTGCTGAGGCTGCACTGCCTCAGACCCGTATAGTTATCAGAAGAAGCGGCACAGACTCAACAGTTGTTACCACCAAAAGCAATGGCCTAGCTTTTGCAAAAGTTTTATCTGACAACATTTATACTTTGTCAGGAGCGAAAACCGGGTATGTATCCCAGTCTGCTGAAGTAAAAGTACCTTTTGAAACGGGCGACACAGTACAAGTAGTGCTGGCTCTGAGCAAGGCTTTTAAAGTAGATGACAGAGGAAACAAAGTAGATGCCAATGATAATATCGTAAATAGCGAAGGGAAGGTACTCGGAACGCTTGACAGAAGAGGAACTGACCAGTTGATCCAGAACAAAATTTACTACGATTTTGAAAAATGGTCGATCCGCCCTGATGCTGCAGAAGAACTTGATAGGCTGGTAACTATTTTAAACGAGAACCCTGATCTGAAGATAGAGGTAGGAGCTCATACAGACAGCCGGGCTAGCAAAGCTTACAATCAGAAGCTCTCTGAAAAAAGAGCCAGAGCGGCCGTTAACTATCTGGTTTCAAAAGGCATTAGCCGTAAACGGTTAGTAGCAAAAGGTTACGGAGAGACGCAACTGCTTAACCACTGTGCAAAGGGAGTGAAATGCTCTATAGAAGAGCATGCACAAAACCGCCGCACCGAATTTAAAATTATAAACTAA
- a CDS encoding type IX secretion system membrane protein PorP/SprF gives MKMKLFYTLLACLLTFGASAQQNLQYSQYIFNGMAINPAYTGSKNTINLNAFYRYQWTGVEGAPTIKSFTVDGAPTHEQLGLGLELTQYKAGAYSKFSAYANAAAKLPVSEDGVLSLGVAAGLVQHTIDGTQFGISNDPSIPPGKDNTIKPNVKLGLYYHTQRFYAGVSTSELVQYEEQMQIDQETNFYFTSGYVFDLGTFVKVKPSVLLKDNFKAPTSIDLNTFVLLDDKLWLGGSYRTSANIFYDSPADMALYKRTAFAFIAELQVQKTLRIGYAYDKMLNDMRGFHTHEVSVGYNFANPRKEASKIISPQYF, from the coding sequence ATGAAAATGAAATTATTTTATACCCTGCTGGCTTGTCTGCTAACGTTTGGAGCTAGTGCCCAGCAAAACCTGCAATACTCCCAGTACATTTTTAACGGTATGGCCATTAACCCGGCCTATACCGGAAGTAAGAATACAATTAACCTGAATGCTTTTTACCGCTACCAGTGGACAGGTGTGGAGGGTGCGCCTACGATAAAGTCTTTTACAGTGGATGGGGCGCCTACACATGAGCAACTGGGGCTTGGGCTGGAGCTTACGCAATATAAAGCGGGAGCTTATTCAAAGTTTTCTGCCTATGCCAATGCAGCTGCTAAACTACCTGTAAGTGAAGACGGCGTGTTAAGTTTAGGCGTTGCTGCCGGTCTAGTGCAGCACACTATCGATGGTACGCAATTCGGTATTTCAAATGATCCATCAATACCTCCGGGAAAAGACAACACCATTAAGCCCAATGTTAAGTTAGGTTTATATTATCATACGCAAAGGTTTTATGCTGGTGTGTCGACTTCTGAGCTGGTGCAGTATGAGGAGCAAATGCAGATCGACCAGGAAACTAACTTTTACTTTACCTCAGGTTATGTATTCGATTTAGGAACCTTTGTAAAGGTAAAGCCTAGTGTGTTGCTGAAAGACAACTTTAAAGCACCTACCAGCATCGATTTAAACACCTTTGTGCTGCTCGACGATAAGCTGTGGCTAGGTGGTTCTTACAGAACAAGTGCTAACATTTTTTATGATAGCCCGGCTGACATGGCACTGTATAAACGTACTGCTTTTGCCTTTATTGCAGAATTACAGGTTCAGAAGACACTAAGAATTGGCTATGCTTATGATAAAATGCTGAATGATATGAGAGGCTTCCATACACATGAGGTTTCGGTAGGGTACAACTTTGCAAACCCAAGAAAAGAAGCATCAAAAATTATTTCGCCTCAGTATTTTTAA
- a CDS encoding ice-binding family protein, whose amino-acid sequence MHKLLLLFYVCFVAGITCCFGQVETDLNRASNFAVLASTQITNNGNTSVTGNLGISPGDALVDNGSLEVLGRTVLPPQPAAANAMQDARAVYNALAGRNGQPLGGTLGNQAQVIKPGIYNISGNANLSRIFPLDAEGDLNATFVFIIEGDLTSNLNAGILTLNGAQARNIYWIVKGKTRLAESGLLQGTLLSLGDVVLENSVSVIGRVVSLEGSITLNTNNVFLPTVILANLSVTKEVVQDDYYVEEQITYNITARNAGPGAATRVVVREDLPAGLEFISATPTKGAYDQATGEWSIASLNANESATLQLICKITAPGTIVNKVTIEAENPDPDPTNDTGEVSVEATYFVPEAPGGIIGNPGSGTGGGGNNGGGTLNICAGEEYTFEVPVVDRATGYTWTIPTGNGWEILSNETERTTNRIRVRIGTVSGNVSVTADYRGQSSNPTTISVAVTNIPATPGAIDGDADVCEGDIITYTVTAETGAEYEWVIPTTAGWRIVSNEEERKTNAIRVEIGAAAGEISVRASNGCGTSQVSTVEVAVTNKLTAPQITPATTATACVGTQLTFSVPEIAGASGYSWSIPDGWDVVGAPDTRTITLIVGEEAGEVEATITNKCGSVTATLAVTPIALPAAPAAPTITGDDVICANSNANTYTATGVTGDVTYEWVTTGGLAIVSGQGTNSVVVSGGASGGSLSVRAITTTCEVSGASTTKTISTTTAPDAPVAITGNTADLCEGDEIEYSVAAVDRASSYTWTVPTGNGWAILSDETERTTSTIRVKIGSVAGTISVIANNACGSSSAATAAIAVVNKPAAPIITPATATTGCVGSQLTFSIPAVNGATAYTWTLPATWTPVGDITGSSITVTVGETGGNIAVAVSNQCGVGAEGTIAVAPVAAPAAPVAILVPQICTNSTGNVISVAAVPGATGYTWAVTGGLAIISGQGTNSITVSATTTGGQISVTASGACNTTSPATTANVAVTAPPVVGDITDNSSVCNGLTYAVNAVAGATSYTWTVSPGFTITAGQGTTSITVQRSNNATTTGTVSVVASNGNCAGEVAATKAINVSLADGQLAFPKAFSPNGDSQNDLWVIQNLEKYTENEITIFNSWGSEVYKRRNYRNDWNAAGLGEGTYYYRARVKLCDGVTKEFTGYVTVFR is encoded by the coding sequence ATGCACAAACTTTTACTGTTATTCTATGTCTGCTTTGTCGCAGGCATTACTTGCTGCTTTGGGCAGGTAGAGACGGACCTGAACCGGGCGAGTAATTTCGCCGTTCTGGCTTCAACACAAATCACTAACAACGGTAACACCTCTGTAACAGGTAATCTGGGTATTTCACCCGGCGATGCTCTGGTCGACAACGGCTCTTTAGAAGTGCTGGGTAGAACTGTGTTACCACCACAACCCGCTGCGGCCAATGCCATGCAGGATGCCCGTGCAGTATACAATGCCCTGGCTGGTAGAAACGGTCAGCCTTTAGGAGGTACGCTGGGAAACCAGGCACAGGTAATTAAGCCGGGTATTTACAACATTAGTGGGAATGCTAACTTATCACGTATTTTTCCTTTGGATGCGGAAGGCGATTTAAATGCCACTTTCGTCTTTATCATTGAAGGAGATCTAACATCCAACCTGAATGCAGGTATTCTTACTCTTAATGGAGCACAAGCCAGAAACATTTACTGGATTGTGAAAGGAAAGACCAGGCTTGCAGAATCAGGCCTGCTACAAGGTACACTTCTAAGCTTGGGAGATGTCGTGCTGGAGAACAGCGTTAGCGTTATCGGCAGGGTTGTATCTCTGGAAGGAAGTATCACTTTGAACACAAACAATGTTTTCCTGCCAACGGTTATTCTGGCCAATCTTAGTGTAACCAAAGAGGTAGTGCAAGACGATTATTATGTGGAGGAGCAAATCACCTATAACATAACAGCTCGAAATGCCGGACCAGGAGCAGCAACCAGGGTAGTAGTACGTGAGGATTTGCCTGCCGGATTAGAGTTTATAAGCGCAACTCCAACGAAAGGAGCATATGATCAGGCAACAGGTGAATGGAGTATTGCCAGTTTAAATGCGAATGAATCTGCCACACTACAACTTATTTGTAAGATTACTGCACCAGGCACTATTGTTAATAAAGTGACGATAGAAGCCGAAAACCCGGATCCGGATCCGACCAACGACACGGGTGAGGTATCGGTTGAAGCAACATACTTTGTCCCGGAAGCACCGGGTGGTATAATAGGTAACCCTGGCAGCGGAACCGGCGGAGGTGGAAATAATGGAGGAGGGACTCTTAATATCTGCGCAGGAGAAGAATACACTTTTGAAGTTCCGGTAGTGGATAGAGCTACAGGCTATACCTGGACTATTCCGACAGGTAACGGATGGGAAATACTAAGTAATGAAACCGAGAGAACAACAAACAGGATCAGAGTAAGAATCGGCACGGTTTCAGGTAATGTTTCTGTTACAGCCGATTACAGAGGTCAATCAAGCAACCCAACTACTATCTCAGTTGCAGTTACAAATATACCGGCTACTCCGGGTGCCATTGATGGCGATGCAGATGTTTGCGAGGGTGATATAATTACTTATACGGTTACAGCAGAAACAGGAGCTGAATATGAGTGGGTAATTCCGACAACAGCAGGCTGGCGTATCGTAAGCAATGAAGAGGAAAGAAAAACGAATGCTATCAGAGTAGAAATTGGTGCGGCTGCAGGAGAGATATCTGTAAGAGCAAGTAATGGCTGTGGAACAAGCCAGGTTTCGACAGTAGAAGTAGCTGTTACAAATAAACTTACTGCACCACAAATTACACCTGCTACAACTGCAACGGCATGCGTAGGCACTCAACTTACTTTCTCTGTTCCTGAAATAGCTGGAGCCAGTGGCTATAGCTGGAGCATACCTGATGGCTGGGATGTGGTAGGAGCCCCGGACACCAGAACGATAACTTTAATTGTTGGCGAAGAGGCTGGCGAAGTTGAGGCAACCATCACGAATAAATGTGGTAGTGTAACAGCTACACTGGCGGTTACTCCTATTGCGCTTCCGGCAGCACCGGCAGCTCCAACCATCACAGGCGATGATGTTATCTGCGCTAATTCAAATGCCAATACCTATACCGCTACAGGCGTAACGGGTGATGTTACCTACGAATGGGTAACTACAGGCGGGCTTGCCATCGTGAGCGGACAAGGAACCAACTCTGTTGTGGTAAGTGGCGGTGCGTCCGGAGGGTCACTTTCTGTAAGAGCTATTACTACAACCTGTGAAGTATCTGGTGCCAGCACCACAAAAACCATTTCAACGACAACTGCTCCTGATGCTCCGGTAGCTATTACAGGCAACACAGCCGATCTTTGCGAAGGCGATGAAATTGAGTATTCAGTTGCTGCTGTCGATAGAGCATCCTCTTATACCTGGACCGTTCCGACCGGAAATGGCTGGGCGATTCTAAGTGACGAAACTGAAAGAACAACAAGCACTATCAGAGTTAAAATTGGATCGGTGGCAGGTACTATTTCTGTTATCGCTAACAATGCCTGTGGTTCAAGTAGTGCCGCCACAGCGGCTATAGCTGTTGTAAACAAGCCTGCTGCACCAATCATTACACCGGCTACTGCTACAACGGGCTGTGTAGGCTCTCAACTGACATTCTCTATCCCGGCTGTTAACGGAGCCACAGCTTATACCTGGACACTCCCAGCTACCTGGACGCCTGTAGGAGATATAACAGGATCGTCTATTACAGTAACAGTAGGGGAAACAGGAGGCAATATAGCTGTAGCAGTTTCTAACCAATGCGGAGTCGGAGCAGAAGGCACTATTGCTGTTGCTCCTGTTGCAGCTCCTGCTGCACCGGTTGCTATCCTGGTGCCTCAAATATGTACAAACAGCACAGGTAATGTAATAAGCGTGGCTGCCGTACCAGGTGCTACAGGTTATACCTGGGCTGTAACTGGCGGTCTGGCTATAATAAGTGGCCAGGGTACAAATAGTATTACAGTTAGTGCTACCACAACTGGAGGTCAGATTTCGGTAACAGCTTCTGGTGCCTGCAATACTACCAGCCCTGCTACCACTGCTAATGTAGCAGTTACTGCGCCGCCTGTTGTAGGAGACATCACTGATAACAGCTCCGTTTGTAACGGCTTAACTTACGCTGTAAATGCTGTAGCTGGTGCAACTTCTTATACCTGGACCGTTTCTCCTGGCTTTACAATAACAGCTGGCCAGGGTACAACTTCCATTACAGTACAAAGAAGCAATAATGCCACTACCACTGGAACAGTATCTGTGGTAGCAAGCAATGGAAACTGCGCAGGCGAAGTTGCGGCAACAAAAGCTATCAATGTTAGTCTGGCAGATGGTCAGTTGGCATTCCCGAAAGCATTTAGCCCGAATGGTGATAGTCAGAATGATTTGTGGGTAATCCAGAACCTGGAGAAATACACAGAAAATGAGATTACTATCTTCAACAGCTGGGGCTCTGAGGTTTATAAGAGAAGAAACTACCGAAACGACTGGAATGCAGCTGGTTTAGGAGAGGGTACCTACTACTACAGAGCCAGAGTGAAATTATGTGATGGTGTTACAAAAGAATTTACGGGCTACGTAACTGTTTTCAGATAA
- the lipA gene encoding lipoyl synthase yields the protein MDELIALPIIQPNAQPEGLNALGRPRKPNWLRVKLPVGKEYSKVRSIVDEYKLHTICESGNCPNMGECWGAGTATFMILGNVCTRSCSFCAVATGRPNEYDTDEPRRVAEAIRLMGVKHAVITSVNRDELKDRGASIWHETVAQVKLQSPATTIETLIPDVKANWDALITMISPGQEVVSHNMETVKELYRRVRPQAKYDRSLEQIRRTKEYGKRTKTGIMLGLGETREQVYQAMDDLAANGCDILTLGQYLQPTKMHLEVAEFIHPDLFDHYREEGLRRGIKYVESGPLVRSSYHAERHVFV from the coding sequence ATGGATGAATTAATTGCGCTACCAATCATACAGCCTAATGCGCAGCCTGAGGGTTTGAATGCGCTGGGAAGGCCACGTAAGCCGAATTGGTTACGTGTAAAGCTGCCGGTAGGAAAAGAATACTCCAAAGTTAGAAGCATAGTAGACGAATATAAGCTGCATACAATCTGCGAAAGCGGCAACTGCCCTAACATGGGCGAATGCTGGGGTGCAGGTACAGCCACCTTTATGATATTAGGAAATGTATGTACGCGAAGTTGCTCTTTCTGCGCAGTAGCTACTGGCCGGCCAAATGAGTACGACACCGATGAGCCCCGCCGTGTGGCAGAAGCCATACGACTGATGGGAGTAAAACACGCCGTTATCACTTCAGTTAACCGTGATGAGTTAAAAGACCGTGGAGCCAGTATCTGGCATGAAACCGTTGCACAGGTAAAGCTCCAGTCTCCTGCCACGACCATCGAAACCCTTATTCCGGATGTGAAAGCCAACTGGGATGCCCTTATTACGATGATCTCTCCTGGCCAGGAAGTGGTTTCGCACAACATGGAAACTGTAAAGGAGCTGTATCGCCGTGTAAGGCCACAGGCGAAGTATGACCGAAGCCTGGAGCAAATCCGCCGCACGAAAGAGTATGGCAAGCGTACAAAAACAGGTATCATGCTAGGCTTGGGAGAAACAAGAGAGCAGGTGTACCAGGCAATGGACGACCTGGCAGCAAACGGTTGTGATATCTTAACACTGGGTCAATACCTGCAGCCAACCAAAATGCACCTGGAGGTGGCAGAGTTCATACATCCCGACCTGTTTGATCATTACCGTGAGGAAGGGCTGAGAAGAGGAATCAAATATGTAGAGTCTGGTCCTCTTGTGCGTTCTTCTTATCATGCCGAACGTCACGTTTTCGTGTAG